CGTATTGCGAATCCGTAACATGTAAATAGAAGCAAGAATCGCGAGAGACCCGGTGAGTTACGCGGAGCCGGTCGCCACTGCTTCTCGGAGTTCGTCTATCGCACGATCGAGCGCTTCATCGACCGCGCGCTCCCAGGCACTCGCCGAGGCCATGCTGCCCGAATCGGGAAATAGAATCCCGCGTGAAGAATTCACCAGGCCGCCTTCGAGTCCCCTCGGCCCCCGGACGAACCCCTGCACTGCCTCGGCCGCACTCGCGCCCTGCGCTCCGTAGCCGGGTACCAGAAACAAGGCTTCCGGCAGGCGTTCGCGAACGATTGCGGCCTCACCGGGATAGGTTGCGCCCACCACGACACCCAGCGATGACCAGCCGGTCTGCTTGCCCACGAGTTTGCGCGACAGGGGTGCGAGCGCGCTGGCGACGGCGCCGAATACCGTCTCGCCGGTAGCTTTGTCCGCAACTTTGTCCGCAAGAACGAGGTCCTGCAGATCTCCCGAGCCCAGGTTGCTGGTCTTGACCAGGACGAAGAGTCCGCGTCCATGAGCTTCGGCCCGGGCCGCAAAGGGATCCAGGCTGTCGAGCCCGAGATAGGCGTTGAGCGTGATCGAATCGACCTCGATTGGAGAGCCGGGTTCGAGGTATGCCTTCGCGTAGCCATCGGCGGTCGATCCGATGTCTCCCCGCTTGGCGTCCAGCAGCGTCATGAAGCCGAGCGCCCGGGCGCGTTCGACAACCTTGGTCAGTACCTCGATGCCACGCCACCCCATTTGTTCAAAGAAGGCAATTTGAGGTTTGACAATTGCCGCCCGGCCCTCGCTGCGTTCAAGAATGGCAAACAGAAAATCTTCGACGGCTTGCGGGGTCTGTTCGGAGGTCGCACCCATGTCGCCGCGTTGAAAAAGCGCTGGGATCTTTGCGAGATGAGGGTCGAGACCCAAGCAAAGAGGATGACCCAGCTCGCGTGTACGCGAGATCAAACGATCGGCAAAGTGAAGGTCGGTGCTTTGGGCCATAGCTGTTTGGGCGGCGCCAAACTACCGCAAATCGCTGTCATTCGCCCGCGAGCGCAGGCGAGAGAGAACGCGTGGGGCAGGTGTAGACGTCTCGGGTATGCTCCGCCGAATGTCGTCCGCGCCTTTGCAATTTTCACTCGAGTCCACTTCCGGTCGGGCACGTGCAGGGCGGATGACGACACCGCATGGCACAGTGACCACGCCTACCTTCATGCCCGTTGGCACCCATGGCGCACTCAAGGCCATGACGACCGATCACGCCCGCGCGACCGGTAGCCAGATCCTGCTCGGCAACACCTACCACTTGACCCTTCGCCCAGGCGAGCAGTTGGTGGAAAAACTGGGGGGACTGCACGCGTTCATGGGTTGGGACCAGACCCTGCTGACTGATAGCGGCGGCTTTCAAGTTTTCTCACTTCCCAAGGTAGAGATCAGCGACCGCGGCGCGCGCTTCAACAACGAGTTCAGCGGCGAATCCATGGAAATCACGCCCGAACGTTCGATTGAAATCCAAAACCGTCTCGGCGCCGACATCATCATGGCCTTCGATGAATGCACGCCGTTCCCCGCGACCGAAAAGCAGGCCTCCCAAGGCGTGCGACGCACGATTTCATGGATACAGCGCTGCATGCGCGCCCATAAGTGCGAAGGCGATCAGGCGTTGTTCGCAATCGTGCAGGGAAGCACGTATCAGCACCTGCGGACATCGTGCGCGGAAGCCCTGGTTTCGATGGACCTGCCGGGCTACGCGATCGGAGGCGTGAGTGTCGGCGAGGGCCACGAACTGCTGTGTGAAGTGAGTGAGTTCACGGCGCCATTACTCCCAGCAGACAAGCCTCGTTACCTCATGGGCGTCGGACTGCCCGAAGACCTGCTCGCTTGCGTGGGCCATGGAATCGACATGTTCGATTGCGTGATCCCCACCCGCTACGCGCGCTCGGCCACAGTCTTCACGGCGCGGGGACGTATCCGGCTCAGCAATCGCCGTTTTCGCCGGGACGCCTACCCGATCGATTCGTCATGCGACTGCTACACCTGCACGGGTGGCTTCAGCCGCGCGTACCTCAACCACTTGTTCGCCGCCAACGAAGTCCTCTCCGCAATCTTGTGTTCGATCCACAACGTGCATTTCTATCAAAATCTCATGCGCGATTCGCGCCGCGCAATCGTCGAAGATCGATACGACGCGTTCCGCACCGAGTTTCTCGCGGAGTACGGCCGAGACGACGAGGAATCCAGTTGAATCAATGTCTGATCAATTCAATCAAACCTGGGTCAAGATTTTCTGCGCCGTGGTGCTGATCGGAATATGGTTTCACTTCTTCTACTCACTGCCCGGGACGTACCGGGTACGACTGAACGATTTCCCCGCCTACTACGGCGCCGCAGCTTCGATCGCAAACGATCAGCCCGAGAATCTCTACGGAACCGACTTCAAATGGTTCACCAATCTGCCCATCGTCGCGTTGCTGCTTCGTCCGCTTGCCGCAATGAACTACGACCAGGCATGGAAGTTCTTTTGGTGGCTTCAGGTGGGGTGCTTCGTCGCCACCTTTGGGGTGTTGCTCGCGAGTATGCACAGGTTCTTCGGACGACAGGGCTGGGCCGACGTCGCGCTCGCCGGGGCGATCTTTCTTTGCTTCGCACCCGTGTTGCGCCGTTGCCTCGCGCTCGGACAGACGACCCCGATCATGCTGCTGGTCTTTGCACTGGTCTTCTACTTTGCGCGCAGTGGGATGGAAAGACTCGCGGGTTGCCTGCTGGGGCTGATTTGCGTGATCAAGATTCCGCCCAACCTGTTCCTGCCCCTACTCGCATTGCGTCGTCGCTGGCAATTCGCGTGGCCCGCTGCAGTAGTCGTGGCGTTGGGGGTGGCGTTGTCGTATCTGCTCTTCGGCAGCGAAATCGTGGGACAGTTCGCGGATCGGGTCATCTGGGACAATTTTG
The sequence above is a segment of the Myxococcales bacterium genome. Coding sequences within it:
- the pyrF gene encoding orotidine-5'-phosphate decarboxylase; translation: MAQSTDLHFADRLISRTRELGHPLCLGLDPHLAKIPALFQRGDMGATSEQTPQAVEDFLFAILERSEGRAAIVKPQIAFFEQMGWRGIEVLTKVVERARALGFMTLLDAKRGDIGSTADGYAKAYLEPGSPIEVDSITLNAYLGLDSLDPFAARAEAHGRGLFVLVKTSNLGSGDLQDLVLADKVADKATGETVFGAVASALAPLSRKLVGKQTGWSSLGVVVGATYPGEAAIVRERLPEALFLVPGYGAQGASAAEAVQGFVRGPRGLEGGLVNSSRGILFPDSGSMASASAWERAVDEALDRAIDELREAVATGSA
- the tgt gene encoding tRNA guanosine(34) transglycosylase Tgt; this translates as MSSAPLQFSLESTSGRARAGRMTTPHGTVTTPTFMPVGTHGALKAMTTDHARATGSQILLGNTYHLTLRPGEQLVEKLGGLHAFMGWDQTLLTDSGGFQVFSLPKVEISDRGARFNNEFSGESMEITPERSIEIQNRLGADIIMAFDECTPFPATEKQASQGVRRTISWIQRCMRAHKCEGDQALFAIVQGSTYQHLRTSCAEALVSMDLPGYAIGGVSVGEGHELLCEVSEFTAPLLPADKPRYLMGVGLPEDLLACVGHGIDMFDCVIPTRYARSATVFTARGRIRLSNRRFRRDAYPIDSSCDCYTCTGGFSRAYLNHLFAANEVLSAILCSIHNVHFYQNLMRDSRRAIVEDRYDAFRTEFLAEYGRDDEESS
- a CDS encoding DUF2029 domain-containing protein, producing MSDQFNQTWVKIFCAVVLIGIWFHFFYSLPGTYRVRLNDFPAYYGAAASIANDQPENLYGTDFKWFTNLPIVALLLRPLAAMNYDQAWKFFWWLQVGCFVATFGVLLASMHRFFGRQGWADVALAGAIFLCFAPVLRRCLALGQTTPIMLLVFALVFYFARSGMERLAGCLLGLICVIKIPPNLFLPLLALRRRWQFAWPAAVVVALGVALSYLLFGSEIVGQFADRVIWDNFGRSEAAFNNQSLEGAFMRVFTDRGLADWTTIERPLSVTLGVVGCGLGLAALLYLRAPGLLLPPQPPDDSDPRTGSLELEIALGVALMLLLFPVVWIHYYLFLAVPLVLLPFWWLARDLPRPSWLIALMALGLWWASGVESHENAYYAAREGDWFFRMAQNRQPLGALLLVIGFSFPLAEIAERRGRG